One genomic window of Myxococcus stipitatus includes the following:
- a CDS encoding YHS domain-containing protein: MKGVQGQGQGKHWDPVCGKQLDTPEYQPSSEYKKRRYFFCSERCRHAFERQAERFRLNELARVGALMTPGRVRWGIA, encoded by the coding sequence ATGAAGGGCGTGCAGGGGCAGGGGCAGGGCAAGCATTGGGACCCAGTGTGCGGCAAGCAGCTGGATACCCCCGAGTACCAGCCATCCTCCGAGTACAAGAAGCGCCGGTACTTCTTCTGCTCGGAGCGGTGTCGGCATGCATTCGAGCGGCAGGCGGAGCGCTTCCGGCTCAACGAGCTGGCCCGCGTCGGCGCGCTGATGACGCCGGGCCGGGTGCGCTGGGGCATCGCCTGA